The Nomia melanderi isolate GNS246 chromosome 4, iyNomMela1, whole genome shotgun sequence genome segment TCGCAGGCAATTGTTCCTCCTTCACCCCTTCTCGTCAGAACGTCGCGTTCTATGTGTACGCAAGCCTACTTCGACAGCACGTAACCGTAACTGTTGATCGCTGGAAAAGAAAAGGGATAATATAGAGTTCCTCGGAGAAATCTGGATTTCTTAATCGTTAAGTCAAAAGTCgattgatattttctgatttttgtgtATCTTTATGGAGTGgataatattctttttggtTGTTAAAGGATTTACTTGTCTCTTCATTGTATCTAGGTCAGAAAagccttctttttatagcttatGAATATGTTggataataatttcagaagctggAACatgaattttatcaatttttgaaGTAATTCTGTTTAGTCATTTGATATTTGATTCTTctaatttctattgaatttcttAACCATCGATcctcctaatttcttctttcatttcctAACACCTAGTTTCCCTAATTTTAAGAAATCTGTTAATGTTTAATCTATATAATTTCTTCTTAACTCTTGAATGCCCGATTCTTCAgttaatttccttaattttcttccaatttcaatttctcttcgtTCATTCCCGACTAAAGAGACGttaaatacaaaatgattttcacttACCATCGTATTCCTGGTCGCACATGACCAACAATTCTAACCACTGTGGCCCGGTTATTCGTGGTACTTTCAATGTGCCACCGTAACATTCCGGCAGGCACTTCGGCGTCACGTATTGGTGCAAGGATTTGCGGTCCGTGCCGTGGAAAATGATCTGGAAAAAGCGACGTTACATTCCATCGTAATTCCTTAATGGTGGACGCTTGCTTTCAACGCCTCCTTCGAATCAAATGTAAAATTCTACCAAGAACCTAAGTAAACTCAAATTATATCcaaataattttccattctacttgaggtggaaatttcatttgaagatgataatatacataatatacaagataaaaatatattgataataggaaaacagTTGTTTCccttgatccgtgggtaatgaacagcattgatttctattaaattagtttagaaatcttcatcacgagtctcactcgtcattacggcaaggggttaatgtgcACACTCATCTCTCTAAACTCATTCCCAGCGCAAGTGATTAAAAGGGTTCAGGCTCACCCTGTTCTTCAGCTTCTCCTTGAGGAACGGCTTGAACAACGCGAACACCATGTTGAAGACGTACGGCTGGTTGATGATGTGAATGTTCTTCACCCTGAGTGGCACTGCGTCCTGCAGCCACTCGAGCAGCTTCTTCGCGAAAGGAGGGCTGAACTGCCAGGTCTGTTGGAGGGTCAAACCGTCCATGTCGAAGATCACGACAGCGCCCGCGACCTGCGTGCTGGGCTCCAACATGGCCGCCTCCACGTAGAGGACGCAGCCCTTGAACACTTCGTCGAGGTTGCACTTGTTGTGCTTCCATTTCTTGCCCAGCTCGATGATCAGTATCCTTCGACCGTGCTGGTCCCGGGTCGGCAGCACTGTCAGGATATTGTGCTCGAAGATGTTCTTCTCGCGACTCGGCTTCAGGTCCTTGTAGACGTTCTCGTGCTTCTTCTTGAAGCTGTAGTAGTTCTTCACCAGGGTCAACGCGGACTCCGGGTAGTACTTGCACGGCCTGAGGAACCGGATCAGCCAGGCCTCGTTGTCCAGTGGCACCTTTAGGTCTCTCTCGGCTGCGAATGATTTTTGTTTGGTTAGTTTGATTCGAGTGGGTAGAGTGGAGTTTTCATCTTTGTAGGCAATTTGGAGTGGGTAAATGGAGTTTGAAGTTTTGCTTTGGAGTGTTGGTGTATTGAGGGAATTTCTGGGGAAGTGGGACTTTGTGGTGATTGGTTTGAGATTGTGGTGGGTGTGATGATTAGTTTTTGGGAGATTGGGGAGTTGTTTGTGATGGTGATAGTAGGTTGGTATGGTGATGTTAATGTTGTGTTGGAATGTTATAGCGATATTGAgatttattgcaatattatagAGGTATTAATGTTGTATTGGAATGCTATAgcgatattaatattacattggAATGCTATAGTGATGTTGACAtcatgatatattattatattgcaatattatagcgatattaaaaattatattggaATGCTGTAGCGATATTGATActatattgcaatattatagCAATATTAACAtcatgatatattattatattgcaatattatagcgatattaatattatattgcaatattatagCAATATTACCATTACAATATACTATTACATATCAATATTAACATTACATTAACAACGAGCAATACTCAACAGTAAAAATCTCTCAAAATCAACTAACAATAACAAAAGCAGCAACCAAATCCCAAAAACAAGAAGACAAACTTCCACTTGCCACTTCGTTCCAACTATCACTATCACACAGCAGAAAATTTCCCAACTTCTCCACTATAAACCTTTACCTCTCAACAATTCCTTCAACTTTTCCGCGGCCTCCTTCTGTATTTCCGGTGTCTCGCGCAGCTCCCTCCTCGCGACGTCCTTCAACTCGTCGCTGGGATCCTGCATCTCGATCTCGAGCGTGAACTCGCCCAGTTTCAGGCTCGGCACTTTCTGGAAGTCAGTCAGCATTGTTCCTGCGAATCCGAGACAAACGAAATTACCGTCAACCTCTTTTCTCCGCGCGACGTAACGGAACGgcacaaaaaaaaaggaaaacaaacgtGATTACAATTCGGAGAGAACAATGGAGACACTTACTTTGAACATTGCTGTCTACCTCTTTATAcgatatttcaaacattttcgacGTTCCGTCAATGAACGAACCAACACATGCTCGCTCGCAGCGAGACGAGTCACGGGGATTCACCGAGCCGAGCGGCGACCGGGTAAACAATGATGTTTGCAAACGCCGAGACGTCGGGAAACGAAATCACGGGGAAACAAAGACACGCGGGCTCTTGTGTAATCTAATGTCCCTAGCTGACGGACACTGCGAATTTCCGCGAGGAAGTCTGTTATAACATTTCAACCACCTAGAACCGCCGATGTTAACAATCTCACTGCTCCCCTGCCACACAGAAGCCTTCTTTCAACGACATTTCGTCGAGCAACATTGCACAGTATTTACTTTCCGAAGATTATCAATTTAGGATATAATTTGGACTTTCGGTGGACTCAGATTGTAATTCACGttacgctgaaactaccgagcagttaaattcgGTTGAAgtttctctatggaaactctgttttaagacttcaattgatttacaatgtaGTTCAAGTACatcaatgtattttatttctcggagaaacgtcTGTTTCGACAATTGCAAAGAGGTCGGGAATCGTTTAACCCGTCCGGTAGCTtcagcgttaaccctttgcactcgtgaggTGACTCTGATTTGATACGGTAAAattatagaatctgatatttaacgttaaactttgtacagtgcctcgatagtgaaatattagaataaaataactttgttcctcagtATActggcgatttctcttcgagttaatctcaaagaatcgtctttgcctcgtcaaaaagttttatttctagtaagaaactttcgagtgcaaaggattaatatattcaaaaatgaatttctcGATG includes the following:
- the LOC116434965 gene encoding alpha-tocopherol transfer protein-like isoform X1, translating into MFEISYKEVDSNVQRTMLTDFQKVPSLKLGEFTLEIEMQDPSDELKDVARRELRETPEIQKEAAEKLKELLRAERDLKVPLDNEAWLIRFLRPCKYYPESALTLVKNYYSFKKKHENVYKDLKPSREKNIFEHNILTVLPTRDQHGRRILIIELGKKWKHNKCNLDEVFKGCVLYVEAAMLEPSTQVAGAVVIFDMDGLTLQQTWQFSPPFAKKLLEWLQDAVPLRVKNIHIINQPYVFNMVFALFKPFLKEKLKNRIIFHGTDRKSLHQYVTPKCLPECYGGTLKVPRITGPQWLELLVMCDQEYDAINSYGYVLSK
- the LOC116434965 gene encoding alpha-tocopherol transfer protein-like isoform X2, translated to MLTDFQKVPSLKLGEFTLEIEMQDPSDELKDVARRELRETPEIQKEAAEKLKELLRAERDLKVPLDNEAWLIRFLRPCKYYPESALTLVKNYYSFKKKHENVYKDLKPSREKNIFEHNILTVLPTRDQHGRRILIIELGKKWKHNKCNLDEVFKGCVLYVEAAMLEPSTQVAGAVVIFDMDGLTLQQTWQFSPPFAKKLLEWLQDAVPLRVKNIHIINQPYVFNMVFALFKPFLKEKLKNRIIFHGTDRKSLHQYVTPKCLPECYGGTLKVPRITGPQWLELLVMCDQEYDAINSYGYVLSK